In one window of Cherax quadricarinatus isolate ZL_2023a chromosome 27, ASM3850222v1, whole genome shotgun sequence DNA:
- the LOC128691122 gene encoding small ribosomal subunit protein eS19, which yields MPSVSVKDVSQQGFTKAFAEFLKKSGKVKVPDWADLVKTAKFKELAPYDDDWFYTRVAAVARHIYMRSPVGVGSVQKMFGARQSRGTAPSHFCKSSGAVARKALQTLESLKLVEKAPNGGRRLTSQGHRDLDRIAAQMKVAKAKTVPIIVTAQ from the exons ATGCCTAGTGTCAGTGTTAAAGACGTCAGCCAGCAAGGCTTCACAAAGGCTTTTGCAGAATTTCTGAAAAA GTCTGGCAAGGTTAAGGTTCCAGACTGGGCTGATCTTGTTAAG ACTGCCAAATTCAAGGAACTTGCACCATATGATGATGACTGGTTTTACACCCGTGTCGCAGCTGTTGCCCGTCACATCTATATGCGATCCCCTGTGGGCGTTGGAAGTGTTCAGAAGATGTTTGGTG CACGTCAAAGTCGTGGAACTGCACCATCACATTTTTGCAAGAGCTCTGGTGCAGTTGCCCGTAAGGCTCTACAAACTCTGGAGTCGCTGAAGCTTGTGGAGAAGGCTCCCAATGGTGGCCGCAGATTGACCTCCCAGGGCCACAGGGATTTGGATCGTATTGCTGCACAGATGAAGGTTGCCAAAGCAAAGACTGTGCCTATTATTGTTACAGCACAATAA
- the l(2)dtl gene encoding protein lethal(2)denticleless, with translation MSSRVCLHLGRDTKEMSLKPQPHVTTELCNRNIRGVYPGQRYRASKSLFAWSFKCYRDDEYEGIAVELQENSPQSGVEPPIYACKFGEGTTYGHILVLANEDGQIGLRDTRLSGNVSPVEGQQIHNNAIFDVCWVPGSSELVSVSGDQRAAILTLREDGTLVLTLSLLGHTRSVKTVHVNPFDPCVIATGARDGSVIIWDKRCKPHHKADEIAPAHSSLAPRSLASPSVRKVATSSSAVNNSVTGVVFQQQHIVISAGASDGLIKLWDLRKTHGGGKRDPQCQNTLVHSGRSSHRGFTSLSVSPARDVLYTSCMDNAIYAYHLTNPTPKPVAEYTGHVNLTYFVKSCISPCGSYLLSGSSDKCAYIWLTDCPGQPIARLGGHFAEVTSVGWCPVDDEKLVTCADDMKLRIFRRRNVNLDDFDEKINIRGMSKPYVAELAAEKEFNSKIEVSLGNRNRMVTESHDLLSSLHLTPSTSKTRASLAATPSSTREREGQCSSNSPETFPQTPRQQTPRHKQGTRGKVTPCTPKTSDRNTLLNWLASAKTPGSRDSPSTSGVTVISDSKKASLKRKLTDLIGEDQENFKNEVKPRSPNSPKNILGISTSVNSSLSPQSSVAKMLKYGDDSGCSVFRKCREKDEGTLEMADSVKPIEVQDKVALGVGFRKPVTNVASKHVEKNEHFTKENIQKDDTVAQLPEPRIRMQSVSCSTSFQFGNLSSPTANLPNYIIDGLSPHNRREARVEKKRNTDWLTSFSHQKKLKFTRTPDKVIKKVVTLRSSYLQKQKERKVLKIKQKKCSAP, from the exons ATGTCCTCCAGAGTTTGTTTACATCTTGGGAGAGACACCAAGGAAATGTCTTTAAAACCCCAGCCTCACGTTACTACTGAGCTCTGTAATAGGAATATTAGAGGAGTCT ATCCTGGTCAGAGATATAGAGCTTCGAAGAGTTTATTTGCTTGGAGTTTCAAGTGTTACCGTGATGATGAATATGAAGGCATTGCTGTAGAACTTCAAGAAAACAGTCCGCAGTCTGGAGTGGAGCCACCAATATATGCATGCAAATTTGGAGAGGGAACTACCTATGGTCACATACTTGTATTAGCAAATGAGGATGGCCAAATAGGACTGCGAGACACACGATTATCTGGCAATGTTTCCCCAGTGGAAG gtCAGCAGATCCATAACAATGCCATCTTTGATGTATGTTGGGTGCCCGGGTCATCTGAGCTTGTGTCAGTGTCTGGCGATCAGAGAGCAGCTATTTTGACACTACGAGAGGATGGCACCCTAGTTTTGACTCTGTCACTGTTGGGCCATACTAGATCTGTTAAAACTGTTCATGTCAATCCATTTGATCCTT GTGTGATAGCAACAGGAGCCCGAGATGGCAGTGTAATTATATGGGACAAGCGCTGTAAGCCACACCACAAAGCTGATGAAATAGCTCCAGCCCACTCCAGTCTTG CACCCAGAAGCTTAGCGTCACCTAGTGTTCGTAAAGTTGCTACAAGCAGTTCTGCAGTGAATAACAGTGTGACGGGTGTTGTATTCCAGCAGCAGCATATTGTTATCTCAGCTGGAGCATCAGATGG actcATTAAACTGTGGGACCTCCGCAAGACCCATGGCGGTGGAAAACGTGATCCCCAATGCCAAAACACACTGGTGCACAGTGGCCGTTCTTCACATAGAGGCTTTACCTCCTTATCTGTTTCACCTGCTCGAGATGTTTTATACACATCTTGCATGGACAATgcaatttatgcctatcatctTACAAATCCTACTCCTAAACCAG TTGCTGAATATACAGGTCATGTGAATCTGACCTATTTTGTGAAGTCTTGTATCAGCCCATGTGGCTCATATCTTCTAAGTGGCTCCAGTGACAAATGTGCATATATATGGTTGACTGACTGTCCAGGACAGCCTATAGCAAGACTTGGAGGACACTTTGCAGAAGTTACCTCTGTTGGTTGGTGCCCTGTTGATGATGAAAAG TTGGTAACTTgtgcagatgacatgaagctcCGCATCTTTCGGAGAAGAAATGTCAACTTGGATGACTTTGATGAGAAAATAAATATTCGTGGAATGTCAAAGCCATATGTCGCAGAACTCGCTGCTGAGAAGGAATTTAATAGTAAGATTGAAGTTTCTTTAGGAAATAGAAATAGAATGGTTACTGAATCTCATGATCTATTATCTTCTCTTCATTTAACTCCAAGTACATCAAAAACAAGGGCCTCTCTTGCTGCAACACCTTCAAGTACAAGGGAAAGAGAAGGGCAGTGCAGTTCAAATTCCCCTGAAACTTTTCCCCAAACACCTCGACAACAAACTCCACGACACAAACAGGGAACTAGGGGCAAAGTCACACCTTGTACACCCAAGACAAGTGATAGGAATACACTACTAAATTGGCTAGCATCGGCTAAAACTCCAGGTTCTCGAGATTCTCCAAGTACTTCTGGGGTAACGGTCATAAGTGACAGCAAAAAGGCTAGCCTTAAACGTAAACTTACTGATCTCATTGGTGAGGATCAGGAAAATTTTAAAAATGAGGTTAAGCCAAGGTCCCCTAATTCTCCTAAAAATATTTTAGGTATATCAACTTCTGTGAACAGTTCATTATCCCCTCAGTCCAGCGTTGCCAAGATGCTCAAATATGGAGATGATTCAGGATGTAGTGTTTTCAGAAAGTGTCGAGAAAAAGATGAAGGAACCTTGGAAATGGCTGATAGTGTAAAGCCTATTGAGGTGCAAGATAAAGTAGCACTTGGAGTTGGCTTCAGAAAGCCTGTTACAAATGTAGCTTCCAAACATGTGGAGAAGAATGAACATTTCACCAAGGAGAATATACAGAAGGATGATACAGTTGCACAGTTACCAGAGCCTCGTATCAGAATGCAGAGCGTTTCCTGCTCAACATCATTCCAATTTGGAAACCTCTCCTCTCCAACTGCAAACTTGCCAAATTACATCATAGATGGACTATCTCCACACAACCGCCGTGAAGCCAGAGTGGAGAAAAAGCGTAACACTGACTGGCTTACATCATTCAGTCATCAGAAGAAACTGAAATTCACAAGAACCCCAGACAAAGTCATAAAAAAGGTAGTAACTTTAAGGTCGTCATATCTGCAAAAACAAAAAGAGAGAAAAGTACTCAAGATAAAACAGAAGAAATGCTCTGCACCATAG